TGTAATGCCGATTTTCGACTGCCGAATGTCGATTGATGTCCTTTTATCAAAAGACCCATACAATAGCATTGCTCCCCGTTTCGGAATCGTACAAAACAGAAGCACGGAAATACGAAAACACGAAGAAACCTGGATCATACTTTCAACCGTCAATTCGTATCAACAAACATAAACCATGAAAATCCATTACCTCGAGTATGTGACCAACGATGTCAACGCGCTGTGCGCCACCTTCGAAGCCACGCACGGTGTATCTTTTGGCGAGCCCGATGCGCCCCTTGGTGGTGCGCGCACTACAGCACTACATGAAGGCGGAATGCTTGGCATACGCGCACCCTTGAGTGAATCAGAGACACCCATTGTTCGTGCGTATACGCTTGTTGATGATATCGAGGCAGCCACTGCCCAGGCAGCCGATGCCGGCGCGGTTGTGGCGCTCCCCCCAACCGAAATACAGGGACACGGCACGTGCGCCATCCTGATTCAAGGCGGTGTGCAATCAGGACTCTGGCAACGCCAGGCGTAACTGGCGATTTAATGGATTGCGCAGTATATACATAGTGCGCGCCTTACCCTGTGTTTTGTTACACGGTGGCGCACGATGAATAAATGTAGCAACCAGGAATTATGCAGACCGACCGCAGAGGCTTTATCAAAGGATCAATAGTGGCAGCTATTGCTGCGCCTAACCTGATCCTGTCAGGGTGCCGCAAGGATGACCTCATTGACCGCGACCTGCAGTTCAACAGCATGGACCAGGGCTACGACGAGGCTGTACGGTTATCCAGAATCGAATTGTTGGTTACGGACACCGCTTTTTCTCTTCCGCAAACCCTTATACATTGCGCCCAGAGTATTGAGTTTTCCATGGCCGGCTTCCCAGAACCCAAGTCTGCGCTTTTCCAGAAAACCGTTGGCAGCGTTGCCTTCAGTGTGTTCAGTTGGCGAGGCAGGATGTCGCACGACCTTTCCGAGGCGATTCCGGGAGCAAAAGCGCTCAATCCAACCGTCACCGTCGAGCAAGCATTGCAGCGGTTACGGAATTCCATCGACGCATTCAGGGCTTCAGAAAGCATCCTGAAGCCACACTTCGCCTATGGCACGCTGACTAAAAACGAATACGAACGTGCCCACGCGATGCACCTGGCAGACCACTTCTCAGCCATCAATGGATAGCCCCTTAGTGCAAACAAATAAAACCTGAAGGATTGATCTGTTTGCTGTTACAGGTTGAAGGTTTTTAGCCTATACCGTTCTGTTATGCAGCACAAGATTTACGAAATCCCTCAATATTTAATTGCTTGTAGTTAGTCGTTTAATCCCTTTCAAGTAGACACGGCGCAGCACCATGCACGAGAAACTGCTCTTTTTTCTCCTGGTCATCACCGCGCTAAGCTGTACACGCAATGCGCTTGACCTGGCTGCTACAGATGCTACGTTGCTCGACAGGATTCCACAAGAAGCACTGCTGGCATTCTATCCTTTTGATGGTGACATGGAAGATGTTGCGAGGTATATGCACACCGGCATTCCTTATGGTGCTACGCTTGGCGAAGACCGTTTTGGCCAGCCGGCACACGCATTGGTACTGGATGGCATCGATGATTTTGTCAACCTGGAGGCCGGCAAGGCCTTACAAGTTGCGCCGCCCCTCAGCATTACTTACTGGGTAAAAGTTGATCAGAATATTAGAACAGCAGCTGCCGTCAACCTGAACCACAACACACAAGCCAACGCCGGTATTTTTACCTCATTCGACAGCAATGGCGGAAATCCTGCGTTTAGTATCAACGACGCAGGCGCACCCGGGATTGGCAGTCGAAACACAAAACATGCCGGCGTCGAACTTATACCCGGACGCTGGTATCATGTCGCCGGACTCATTGCCGGCATCGACAGCATGCAAATCTTTATTGATGGAGAAGAAGTAAGCGGGCGATATGATGGATATGCAGATTCCCTGGTCTATGTAGATGGACCGGTTACGCTAGGCCGAAAAGTGTCTAGCCGCAATGGGCCGACCCTCTACTTTGCCGGGATGCTTGACGAAATAGCAATCTACCACAAACTCCTCACCTCGACCGAAGTCCAGCAGTTATACAGGGCAGGCGGCTCTTTACCCTAAACGGGTGCAAATTTGAAAAAAGTACTTTCCCTCGACGAGATAAAAGCGCTCATCAATATCCCAGACTTGATCAGGGACATTGAGTATGGCTTTGTTAGTTATTCAGAAGGACGCGCAACCGTGCCTCCCGTCGGTTTCCTCCCGCTCGAGCATCCACCCGGCAATGTCCACATCAAATACGGATATATCAGCGGGGATGCCTACTACGTTTTAAAGGTTGCTTCTGCTTTTCCGCAGAACAGCAACCTGGGCTTGCCAAACAACAATGGGTTAATGCTGGTTTTTGACCAGAAAACGGGTGCCGTGCAGTTCGTTTTGCTAGATGAAGGCTGGCTTACGGACATGCGCACGGCTGCCGCAGGAGCGGTCGCTGCCAAACATCTGGCTGCACAACATATCCACAAAATTGGCATTGTGGGTACTGGTGTACAGGCGCGGCTTCAATTGGAATTATTGAGCGATGTGGTGCACTGTGACAAAGCGCTCGTTTGGGGCCGCAACATCAGCAAGGCAGAGCACATGGTTGCTGAACTCAAGGCAAAAGACAGCTTTAAAGCATGGGGCATCGATTTGCAGGCAACAGCTGATCTCGAAGCCCTCGTTGCACAATGTAATCTAATCGTGACTACGACGCCGGCGGAGCAACCATTGATCTTTTCGGATCAGGTCAAAAAAGGGACACATATCACTGCCGTTGGGGCTGACGATTACGGCAAGCAGGAGCTTGCCTCTGATCTCCTGGACAAAGCAGACCTTGTCGTTGCAGACAGCATCGTACAGTGTGTAGACCACGGGGAATGTTGTGCCGCTATACGCGACCATAAGATCGAGCAAAACGCTATCCTTGAACTGGGCAGTGTAATCAAAAACCCGCATCTGGGGCGCACAAACGATGAACAGATAACCATTGCAGACCTCACTGGCGTTGCCGTGCAAGACATCCAGATTGCAAAAATGGTTGCCACAGCTTACCAAACCTTGACTAACTCCTGAGCCCGCTATGCTTCCTGACTTCAGACTCGAAACGCACTTCTCTAAGTGGGAATTCAAAGCGAAATACCACATGACGGCTTCTGACGCGGAGAGCCTGTCTATTCGTGACTTGCTTGCAATGGCTACACCCGAGGAGCGTGAAGCATTTGAAGGCCTGTGGTTAAGTTATACAGAAACGTTTGGTGC
The Bacteroidota bacterium DNA segment above includes these coding regions:
- a CDS encoding DUF1569 domain-containing protein — its product is MQTDRRGFIKGSIVAAIAAPNLILSGCRKDDLIDRDLQFNSMDQGYDEAVRLSRIELLVTDTAFSLPQTLIHCAQSIEFSMAGFPEPKSALFQKTVGSVAFSVFSWRGRMSHDLSEAIPGAKALNPTVTVEQALQRLRNSIDAFRASESILKPHFAYGTLTKNEYERAHAMHLADHFSAING
- a CDS encoding LamG domain-containing protein, whose product is MHEKLLFFLLVITALSCTRNALDLAATDATLLDRIPQEALLAFYPFDGDMEDVARYMHTGIPYGATLGEDRFGQPAHALVLDGIDDFVNLEAGKALQVAPPLSITYWVKVDQNIRTAAAVNLNHNTQANAGIFTSFDSNGGNPAFSINDAGAPGIGSRNTKHAGVELIPGRWYHVAGLIAGIDSMQIFIDGEEVSGRYDGYADSLVYVDGPVTLGRKVSSRNGPTLYFAGMLDEIAIYHKLLTSTEVQQLYRAGGSLP
- a CDS encoding hydroxylase, whose protein sequence is MKIHYLEYVTNDVNALCATFEATHGVSFGEPDAPLGGARTTALHEGGMLGIRAPLSESETPIVRAYTLVDDIEAATAQAADAGAVVALPPTEIQGHGTCAILIQGGVQSGLWQRQA